A single genomic interval of Xyrauchen texanus isolate HMW12.3.18 chromosome 8, RBS_HiC_50CHRs, whole genome shotgun sequence harbors:
- the LOC127647166 gene encoding tetraspanin-1-like has translation MGCFGFLKATMFLFNGIIFLAGSAILGVGIWVKVDSGSVLSALQKVQGAPGELGQLLNVGYLLIAVGAVLLILGFLGCCGAVRESRCMLLLFFIVILIVFIVEIAGVIVLLVFKPLAESLIQRVGDEAVKNIRKDFGKNKDTTGLWNSTMATLKCCGFFNYTDFTGSPFVNETGTYPSQCCSRSACNMTAAFDSAVSGCFGILKKLIDDNVVIIIAVALGIAALELAAMTVSMTLYCRIGSKRD, from the exons ATGGGTTGCTTTGGATTTTTGAAAGCAACGATGTTCCTCTTCAATGGTATCATCTTT CTTGCCGGGTCAGCTATTTTGGGTGTCGGGATCTGGGTGAAGGTGGACAGCGGATCTGTCCTGAGCGCTCTGCAGAAAGTACAGGGAGCTCCAGGGGAACTGGGGCAGCTCTTGAATGTGGGATATCTCCTGATCGCAGTGGGCGCTGTGCTCCTCATACTGGGATTTCTGGGCTGCTGTGGAGCGGTCCGAGAGAGCAGGTGTATGCTGCTGCTG tTCTTCATCGTTATTCTGATTGTCTTCATCGTTGAAATCGCTGGAGTGATTGTGCTTTTGGTTTTTAAACCTCTG GCAGAAAGCCTGATACAACGGGTGGGAGATGAAGCTGTGAAAAACATCAGGAAAGATTTTGGGAAAAACAAAGATACCACTGGACTCTGGAACTCAACCATGGCAACG TTAAAGTGTTGTGGTTTCTTCAACTACACCGATTTCACGGGTTCACCTTTTGTGAATGAAACCGGCACTTACCCATCTCAGTGCTGCAGTAGGTCGGCCTGCAATATGACCGCTGCTTTTGACTCA GCTGTGTCCGGTTGTTTTGGAATACTGAAAAAGCTGATAGATGATAATGTAGTCATCATCATAGCTGTAGCACTGGGCATCGCCGCTCTTGAG CTTGCAGCGATGACCGTCTCCATGACCCTGTATTGTAGAATAGGGTCAAAACGGGATTAA
- the zgc:158403 gene encoding LOW QUALITY PROTEIN: tetratricopeptide repeat protein 39A (The sequence of the model RefSeq protein was modified relative to this genomic sequence to represent the inferred CDS: deleted 1 base in 1 codon) — MSNGKDAALSEKQMPLQACLEECMEALDLFLNNHFNESLEKLRPRSKESMYHALIYATVLEMQAMMTFQHDDIVHAGNTMKRAQEVCQRFRKKSGGLGSRGANDDLSEEQLHAEVCYAECLLHRAALTFLQDENMVSFIKGGIKVRNSYLIYKELHNFIQSDTSFKGPNHRHLEGGVSFGIGAFNLTLSLFPARILKLLEFAGFSGEKEFGISQLYTGAISHTLRSMLCALLLLCFYTFLSFILGTGEGEVEEAEKLLKPFRLRYPRGAIFLFFAGRAEEIKGNIDEAVGLFEESCKAQQAWKQFHHMCYWELMWCFTYKRHWKMAYFYADLLSKESRWSKAMYVYMKAAYLSMLPETEARPFGDNEVDLFRQVPTYKQKIAGKSLPTEKYAIRKARRYKASNPIKLPVPVLEMMYMWNGFSMISKQPELTDGIMETLLEVERTLQAAPENEYTVDDTCVIQLLKGLCLKNQGQMQAAEDCFNQVYTSEKKLKFDHYLVPNALLELSLLYIDTGRKEQAIKLLKKAKNNYKEYSMESRTQFRVHAALTKLKADTNDQDEITL, encoded by the exons ATGTCCAATGGGAAAGATGCAGCTCTTTCAGAAAA ACAGATGCCTCTACAGGCCTGTCTTGAAGAATGCATGGAGGCCTTGGATCTGTTCCTCAACAACCACTTTAATGAGAGTTTGGAAAAACTACGACCACG GTCTAAGGAGAGCATGTATCATGCTCTGATCTATGCCACAGTATTAGAGATGCAAGCCATGATGACCTTCCAACACGATGACatagtgcatgctgggaacacgaTGAAGCGTGCTCAGGAGGTGTGCCAGAG ATTCCGTAAGAAGTCTGGTGGTCTCGGGAGCCGAGGAGCAAACGATGATCTCTCAGAAG AGCAGCTTCATGCTGAAGTGTGTTACGCTGAGTGTTTGCTACACAGAGCTGCTCTTACGTTTTTACAG GATGAGAACATGGTGAGTTTTATCAAAGGGGGAATCAAAGTTCGAAACAGTTACCTTATTTACAA GGAGCTGCACAACTTCATCCAATCAGATACCTCTTTCAAAGGACCAAACCACAGGCATCTAGAGGGGGGAGTCTCTTTTGGAATTGGGGCTTTTAACTTG ACTCTTTCACTGTTTCCTGCCCGGATACTCAAGTTGCTGGAGTTTGCTGGCTTTTCTGGGGAAAAG GAATTTGGCATCTCTCAGCTGTACACAGGTGCCATCTCTCACACCTTGCGCTCAATGCTTTGTGCTCTGCTCCTGCTCTGCTTCTACACGTTCCTCTCATTTATATTGG GTACAGGAGAGGGGGAGGTAGAAGAGGCAGAGAAGCTTCTGAAGCCATTTCGACTGCGATACCCACGT GGAGCAATTTTCCTCTTCTTTGCTGGTCGAGCAGAAGAGATCAAGGGCAACATTGATGAG GCAGTGGGACTGTTTGAGGAAAGCTGTAAGGCGCAACAGGCATGGAAACAATTCCACCACATGTGCTACTGGGAGCTGATGTGGTGTTTTACCTATAAGAGGCACTGGAAGATGGCGTACTTCTACGCAGACCTACTCAGTAAGGAGAGCCGCTGGTCAAAG GCCATGTACGTGTATATGAAGGCTGCTTATCTCAGCATGCTTCCAGAGACAGAAGCTCGGCCGTTTGGGGATAATGAGGTGGATCTCTTTAG ACAGGTTCCGACATACAAACAGAAGATAGCAGGAAAATCTCTGCCCACAGAGAAGTATGCCATCCGTAAAGCTCGACGTTACAAAGCCAGTAATCCAATCAAACTTCCTGTTCCTGTGCTT GAGATGATGTACATGTGGAACGGGTTCTCCATGATCAGCAAACAGCCAGAGCTCACAGACGGGATAATGGAGACACTGTTAGAGGTAGAGCGCACCCTACAGGCTGCTCCAG AGAATGAGTACACTGTTGATGACACATGTGTAATCCAGCTTCTGAAAGGGCTGTGTCTGAAGAACCAGGGCCAGATGCAGGCCGCAGAGGACTGTTTCAACCAGGTTTACACCAG TGAAAAGAAGCTGAAGTTTGATCATTACCTGGTTCCTAACGCTCTGTTGGAGTTGAGTCTTCTGTATATAGACACGGGGAGGAAAGAGCAAGCAATCAAACTACTCAAGAAAGCAAA GAATAACTACAAAGAGTACTCT ATGGAGTCTCGTACGCAGTTCAGGGTCCATGCGGCCCTGACCAAACTTAAAGCTGACACAAATGACCAGGATGAAATAACACTGTGA